The Misgurnus anguillicaudatus chromosome 21, ASM2758022v2, whole genome shotgun sequence genome includes a window with the following:
- the cyp2r1 gene encoding vitamin D 25-hydroxylase, which yields MVSINRVPSLLRLSWEQTLFCLCSLFTTLFVLLVIRQLLKQRRPRGFPPGPTPLPMIGNILSLATEPHVYMKRQSEIHGQIFSLDLGGISTVILNGYDAIKECLYYQSEVFADRPSLPLFQKMTKMGGLLNCKYGRGWIETHKLAVNCFRYFGSGQRMFERISEECQFFLDAIDQHKGKPFNPKHLITNAVSNITNHIIFGQRFTYDDGDFQHMIEIFSENVELAASGWAFMYNAFPWMEYLPFGKHQKLFRNAGEVYVFLLQIIERFSKDRVAQSPRHYIDAYLDEVEQSTNDTATSFSQENLIFSVGELIIAGTETTTNCLRWAMLYMALYPSIQDKVQREIDCVLNGKPPAFEDRHKMPYVEAVVHEVLRFCNIVPLGIFRATSQDAVVRGYTIPKGTMVITNLYSVHFDEKYWSDPSVFCPERFLDNKGKFVRHEAFLPFSIGKRHCLGEQLARLEMFLFFTTLLQRFRLQFPEGFIPSLTPKLGMTLQPRPYSICVIRRQQ from the exons ATGGTTTCGATTAATCGGGTGCCATCTCTGCTCCGTTTGTCTTGGGAGCAAACTCTCTTTTGTTTGTGTAGTTTGTTCACGACACTCTTCGTTTTGCTGGTGATTCGCCAGCTCCTAAAGCAGCGGAGACCCCGAGGGTTCCCCCCCGGACCGACACCTTTACCCATGATAGGGAATATATTGTCACTGGCCACAGAGCCTCACGTCTACATGAAGAGACAGAGTGAAATCCACGGACAG ATTTTTAGTCTCGACTTGGGAGGAATCTCCACTGTTATTCTCAATGGTTATGATGCCATTAAAGAGTGCCTGTATTACCAAAGTGAGGTTTTTGCAGACCGGCCATCACTCCCTTTATTTCAGAAGATGACCAAAATGGGAG GACTTCTGAACTGCAAATACGGTCGAGGTTGGATCGAAACCCACAAGCTAGCTGTGAACTGTTTCCGCTACTTCGGCAGCGGGCAGCGGATGTTTGAGCGGATTTCCGAGGAGTGCCAGTTTTTTTTAGACGCCATTGACCAGCACAAAGGAAAACCGTTCAACCCCAAGCATCTCATTACCAATGCCGTGTCCAACATCACCAACCACATTATCTTCGGGCAGCGGTTCACTTACGACGACGGCGATTTTCAGCACATGATCGAGATCTTCAGTGAGAACGTTGAGCTGGCAGCCAGCGGTTGGGCGTTCATGTACAACGCCTTTCCCTGGATGGAGTACCTGCCCTTTGGGAAGCACCAAAAGCTTTTTCGGAATGCCGGCGAGGTATACGTCTTCCTTCTGCAAATCATTGAGCGTTTCTCAAAAGACAGAGTCGCCCAGTCACCGCGACATTACATTGACGCCTACTTGGATGAGGTGGAGCAGAGCACCAACGATACAGCAACATCTTTTTCTCAAGAGAATTTGATTTTCTCGGTTGGGGAACTCATCATTGCCGGCACAGAGACCACCACAAATTGTCTGCGCTGGGCAATGCTCTACATGGCTCTGTATCCCAGCATACAAG ATAAGGTCCAAAGAGAGATCGATTGTGTCTTGAATGGTAAGCCACCTGCTTTTGAAGACAGGCACAAGATGCCGTATGTGGAAGCGGTGGTGCATGAAGTCCTACGCTTTTGCAATATCGTGCCGCTGGGTATCTTCCGTGCTACCTCTCAAGATGCAGTGGTGCGTGGCTACACAATCCCTAAGGGCACCATGGTCATCACTAACTTGTATTCAGTGCATTTTGATGAGAAGTACTGGAGTGACCCATCTGTCTTCTGCCCAGAGAGGTTCCTTGATAATAAAGGGAAATTTGTTAGGCATGAGGCATTTCTTCCCTTCTCAATAG GCAAGCGTCACTGTCTCGGTGAGCAGTTGGCAAGGTTGGAGATGTTCCTGTTCTTCACTACATTACTCCAGAGGTTTCGCCTTCAGTTCCCAGAAGGGTTTATTCCAAGTCTCACCCCAAAACTAGGCATGACTCTGCAGCCTCGGCCGTACTCCATATGTGTCATCAGGAGACAGCAGTAA